One genomic window of Actinoplanes lobatus includes the following:
- a CDS encoding DUF4229 domain-containing protein has translation MKPAVKYTLGRLGLFVAAFAVLFLLTPLNVLVCAMVAFVASAALSFILLRGWRDEMAEQLGEMAARRTAERDRLRSALAGDEEAAAAGDRVAAADVVEHRKNS, from the coding sequence ATGAAGCCCGCCGTCAAGTACACGCTCGGCCGCCTCGGACTGTTCGTGGCCGCCTTCGCCGTGCTGTTCCTCCTGACGCCGTTGAACGTCCTGGTCTGCGCCATGGTGGCGTTCGTCGCCTCGGCCGCTCTCTCGTTCATCCTGCTGCGCGGGTGGCGTGACGAGATGGCCGAGCAGCTCGGCGAGATGGCGGCCCGCCGCACCGCGGAGAGGGACCGGCTTCGCTCGGCGCTCGCCGGTGACGAGGAGGCGGCCGCCGCGGGGGACCGGGTCGCCGCCGCCGACGTCGTGGAGCACCGCAAGAACTCCTGA
- a CDS encoding PadR family transcriptional regulator, translating to MPRTPHASPQTLRLFEALMKDPSTWRYGYDLSRETGLASGTLYPILMRLTEQALLEAGWEPSDQPGRPPRHTYRLTGDGVALARVRLADAAAKAAARRGTSLAIVRPA from the coding sequence ATGCCGAGGACACCGCATGCCTCGCCGCAGACCCTGCGGCTCTTCGAGGCGCTGATGAAGGACCCGTCCACCTGGCGTTACGGTTACGACCTGAGCCGCGAGACCGGCCTGGCCTCCGGGACGCTCTACCCGATCCTGATGCGCCTCACCGAGCAGGCGCTGCTGGAGGCCGGCTGGGAGCCCTCCGACCAGCCCGGCCGCCCGCCCCGGCACACCTACCGGCTGACCGGCGACGGGGTGGCGCTGGCCCGGGTCCGGCTGGCCGACGCGGCGGCCAAGGCCGCGGCCCGCCGGGGCACGAGCCTGGCGATCGTGAGGCCGGCATGA
- the lepB gene encoding signal peptidase I, protein MRRVLYLILRTAVTGKPWGEAVLAEFDQTTGTWAALRWTAGGLWVAARERPVAYGVALAAVLLAVTTSFSFSIWFVPSNAMNPTLAVTSRHLVDRIGYRVTGIDHGDIVALPIPDAPGHETLLRVIGLPGDRIECRDGRVLRGGTALDEPYLSFESQVVGTECAPVTVPDGAVYVLGDSRPVAQDSRHWGLISTDDVTGRLVM, encoded by the coding sequence ATGAGGCGGGTGCTGTACCTGATCCTGAGGACCGCGGTCACGGGCAAGCCGTGGGGTGAAGCGGTGCTGGCCGAGTTCGATCAGACCACCGGGACCTGGGCGGCGCTGCGCTGGACCGCCGGCGGGCTGTGGGTGGCGGCACGGGAGCGGCCGGTCGCCTACGGGGTCGCGCTGGCCGCCGTGCTGCTCGCCGTGACCACGTCGTTCTCCTTCTCGATCTGGTTCGTGCCGAGCAACGCCATGAATCCGACCCTCGCCGTCACGAGCCGCCACCTGGTCGACCGGATCGGCTACCGGGTGACCGGCATCGACCACGGCGACATCGTCGCTCTCCCGATCCCGGACGCGCCCGGACACGAGACCCTGCTCCGGGTCATCGGCCTGCCCGGTGACCGCATCGAGTGCCGGGACGGGCGGGTGCTGCGCGGCGGCACGGCGCTCGACGAGCCGTACCTGTCGTTCGAGTCCCAGGTGGTCGGCACCGAGTGCGCTCCGGTCACCGTCCCGGACGGCGCCGTCTACGTGCTCGGTGACAGTCGCCCGGTGGCCCAGGACTCCCGCCACTGGGGCCTGATCAGCACGGACGATGTGACCGGAAGGCTCGTCATGTGA
- a CDS encoding ABC transporter substrate-binding protein — MKRLLTAAIAATALFLTGCASNEPEPATASSAAAGAYPVTVGAVTLNAQPAKIVSLSPTATEMLYAIGAGPQVTAVDDQSTYPADAPKTDLSGFKPNAEAIAAKDPDLVVLSNDSDGIVAQLGKLSIPAFVSPAAATLDDTYREITELGALTGHPAEAKALNERMAADIDTIVKSVPARSKPLSYYYELGPDLYSATSKTFIGSVFNLFGMTNVADAADPDGKLGGYPQLAQESLVQANPDTIFLADTKCCQQSPETVKARPGWSSIAAVGKGQIYALDDDIASRWGPRTVDLVKAVGDAVSKVPQ, encoded by the coding sequence ATGAAACGCCTGCTCACCGCTGCCATAGCGGCCACCGCACTGTTCCTCACCGGATGTGCGAGTAACGAACCCGAGCCCGCCACCGCGTCCAGCGCCGCCGCCGGGGCGTACCCGGTCACGGTCGGCGCCGTGACCCTGAACGCTCAGCCCGCGAAGATCGTGTCGCTGAGCCCGACGGCCACCGAGATGCTCTACGCGATCGGCGCCGGGCCGCAGGTCACCGCGGTCGACGACCAGTCCACCTACCCGGCCGACGCACCGAAGACCGACCTGTCCGGTTTCAAGCCGAACGCCGAGGCGATCGCGGCCAAGGACCCGGACCTCGTGGTGCTGTCCAACGACTCCGACGGCATCGTGGCCCAGCTCGGCAAACTGTCGATCCCGGCGTTCGTGTCACCGGCCGCCGCCACCCTCGACGACACCTACCGGGAGATCACCGAACTCGGCGCGCTCACCGGTCACCCGGCCGAGGCGAAGGCGCTGAACGAGCGGATGGCCGCGGACATCGACACGATCGTCAAGTCGGTGCCGGCCCGGAGCAAGCCGCTCAGCTACTACTACGAGCTGGGCCCGGACCTGTACTCGGCCACCTCGAAGACCTTCATCGGCTCGGTCTTCAACCTCTTCGGGATGACCAACGTGGCCGACGCCGCCGACCCGGACGGCAAGCTCGGCGGCTACCCGCAGCTGGCCCAGGAGTCGCTGGTCCAGGCGAACCCGGACACCATCTTCCTGGCCGACACGAAGTGCTGCCAGCAGTCCCCGGAGACGGTGAAGGCGCGGCCCGGCTGGTCGTCGATCGCCGCCGTCGGCAAGGGCCAGATCTACGCCCTCGACGACGACATCGCCTCGCGCTGGGGTCCCCGTACCGTCGATCTGGTCAAGGCCGTCGGAGACGCGGTGAGCAAGGTTCCCCAATGA
- a CDS encoding FecCD family ABC transporter permease, producing MATLERSGGGAMSRRRPAGLRPVWLAAGVLTLLGAMVLALAFGSVRLPPGGVAVEMLNLLPGVRLDSGLTDREIAILTQLRLPRVVLGALVGSMLALAGAAYQGAFRNPLADPHLLGVAAGAGLGVTAVIVLRATGEVTELPIGAPMAAFVGAVGAVALTWLLGAAGGRDRSPATLILAGVAVSAFLSAAQTYLLQRNVESVREVFSWTLGRLSTAGWHDVRVILPYTVMTAAIVLAQRRELDVLTVGDAEATSLGLHPQRSRYLLIIAASLGTAAAVSASGLIGFVGIIVPHTLRLMTGPSYRALLPLSLLFGAAFLVLADLVARTAGGDAEIPIGVVTAFLGAPFFVLVLRTNRAVPS from the coding sequence ATGGCGACGCTGGAGCGAAGCGGAGGCGGCGCCATGAGCCGGCGCCGGCCTGCCGGGCTGCGCCCGGTGTGGCTGGCGGCCGGAGTGCTCACGCTGCTGGGAGCGATGGTCCTGGCGCTGGCCTTCGGGTCGGTCCGGCTGCCGCCCGGCGGCGTCGCGGTGGAGATGCTCAATCTCCTTCCGGGGGTACGCCTGGACAGCGGCCTGACCGACCGTGAGATCGCGATCCTCACCCAGCTCCGGCTGCCCCGCGTGGTGCTGGGCGCGCTGGTCGGCTCGATGCTGGCCCTGGCCGGCGCCGCCTACCAGGGTGCCTTCCGCAACCCGCTGGCCGATCCGCACCTGCTCGGGGTGGCGGCCGGCGCCGGTCTCGGGGTGACCGCGGTGATCGTCCTGCGGGCCACCGGCGAGGTCACCGAGCTGCCGATCGGGGCGCCGATGGCGGCGTTCGTGGGCGCGGTCGGCGCGGTGGCCCTCACCTGGCTGCTCGGCGCGGCCGGGGGCCGGGACCGGTCGCCCGCCACCCTGATCCTGGCCGGGGTCGCGGTGTCGGCGTTCCTGTCCGCGGCGCAGACCTACCTGCTGCAACGGAACGTCGAGTCGGTCCGTGAGGTGTTCTCCTGGACGCTCGGCCGGCTGTCCACCGCGGGCTGGCACGACGTGCGGGTGATCCTGCCCTACACGGTGATGACCGCCGCGATCGTGCTGGCCCAGCGCCGCGAGCTGGACGTGCTGACCGTCGGCGACGCCGAGGCGACCAGCCTGGGCCTGCACCCGCAGCGGTCCCGCTACCTGCTGATCATCGCGGCCTCGCTGGGCACCGCCGCCGCGGTCAGCGCCTCCGGGCTGATCGGCTTCGTCGGGATCATCGTGCCGCACACGCTGCGACTGATGACCGGGCCCAGCTACCGGGCGTTGCTGCCGCTGTCGCTGCTGTTCGGGGCGGCCTTCCTGGTCCTCGCCGACCTGGTCGCCCGGACCGCGGGCGGAGACGCGGAGATCCCGATCGGTGTGGTCACGGCGTTCCTCGGCGCGCCCTTCTTCGTGCTGGTGCTGCGGACCAACCGGGCGGTGCCGTCATGA
- a CDS encoding ABC transporter ATP-binding protein: MSAIEVEGLTVRLDGTLIVDGVDLDVAEGEWVTVIGPNGAGKSTALRAIGGLLTFGGTVRWHGVPADRLSRRERAKAVATVLQSPVVPPAMRVFDYVLLGRTPFIPPLGRESATDLAAVEEVLVALDLESFAGRRLETLSGGERQRVFLARALAQGAGILLLDEPTSALDIGHQQEVLELVDRLRAERGLTVLATMHDLTTAGEYADRMFLLAAGRVAASGTPAEVLTEPNLAEHYRVKVRIIEGDRGPLVVAVRG; encoded by the coding sequence ATGAGCGCTATTGAAGTGGAGGGCCTCACGGTACGGCTGGACGGGACCCTCATCGTCGACGGTGTGGACCTGGACGTGGCCGAGGGCGAGTGGGTCACCGTCATCGGGCCGAACGGGGCCGGCAAGTCCACCGCGCTGCGGGCCATCGGCGGGCTGCTGACGTTCGGCGGGACGGTCCGGTGGCACGGCGTCCCGGCCGACCGTCTGTCCCGCCGCGAACGGGCCAAGGCGGTGGCCACCGTGCTCCAGTCACCGGTGGTGCCGCCGGCCATGCGGGTGTTCGACTACGTGTTGCTCGGGCGTACCCCGTTCATCCCGCCGCTGGGCCGGGAGTCGGCGACGGACCTGGCCGCGGTGGAGGAGGTCCTGGTCGCGCTGGACCTGGAGTCCTTCGCCGGGCGGCGTCTCGAGACCCTCTCCGGCGGGGAGCGGCAGCGGGTCTTCCTGGCCCGGGCGCTCGCCCAGGGGGCCGGGATCCTGCTGCTGGACGAGCCGACCAGCGCCCTGGACATCGGTCACCAGCAGGAGGTGCTGGAGCTGGTGGACCGGCTGCGCGCCGAGCGGGGCCTGACCGTGCTCGCCACCATGCACGACCTGACCACCGCCGGCGAGTACGCCGACCGGATGTTCCTGCTGGCCGCCGGCCGGGTGGCCGCGTCCGGCACGCCCGCCGAGGTGCTGACCGAACCGAACCTGGCCGAGCACTACCGGGTCAAGGTCCGGATCATCGAGGGCGACCGGGGACCGCTCGTGGTGGCCGTCCGCGGCTGA
- the fliQ gene encoding flagellar biosynthesis protein FliQ, whose protein sequence is MTDTMVVELAMQALTIAAKMAAPVLLTALVVGFAVSLFQSVTQIQEATLSFVPKAIAIGAALLLAGNWMLHEMMTYTTQLFEKVPSLLA, encoded by the coding sequence ATGACGGACACGATGGTGGTTGAGCTGGCGATGCAGGCCCTGACGATCGCGGCGAAGATGGCGGCGCCGGTGCTCCTGACCGCCCTCGTGGTCGGCTTCGCCGTCTCGCTCTTCCAGTCGGTCACCCAGATCCAGGAGGCCACGCTCTCCTTCGTCCCGAAGGCGATCGCGATCGGCGCGGCCCTGCTGCTGGCCGGCAACTGGATGCTCCACGAGATGATGACCTACACCACCCAGCTCTTCGAGAAGGTCCCGAGCCTGCTCGCCTGA
- a CDS encoding S8 family peptidase, with protein MRPAIRGAAILAGSALALSLATPAFATPATGTVLYADSAAAIDGSYVVVFKNGDADRSRADRLTKRYGGSVTRVFGSAVEGYTAKLSAAQAARLAADPAVASVEADQVVRIAGTQTSAPWGLDRIDQRALPLSGTYTYGVSSGVTVYVVDTGITITHQDFGGRASYGYDAVDGDNIAQDGNGHGTFVAGVAAGSTYGVAKSANVVGVRVLDNNGSGTTAGVIAGIDWVTANATPGRSVANLSLGGGASSTLDAAVRRSITAGIPYTIAAGNSGVNASNTSPARVTEALTVGATSNADAKASWSNYGSVLDLFAPGVSITSAWRTSDTATYTGSGTSFAAPHVAGAVALYLAANPGASVSTVNAAIVNNATTGVVTSRGTGSPNRLLYVGS; from the coding sequence ATGCGACCCGCCATCCGAGGTGCCGCGATCCTCGCCGGCTCCGCTCTCGCCCTCTCCCTCGCCACCCCCGCGTTCGCCACACCGGCGACCGGGACGGTCCTGTACGCGGACAGCGCCGCCGCGATCGACGGCTCGTACGTCGTCGTCTTCAAGAACGGCGACGCCGACCGCTCCCGAGCCGACCGGCTCACCAAGCGTTACGGCGGCAGTGTCACCCGAGTCTTCGGCAGCGCCGTCGAGGGTTACACCGCGAAGTTGAGCGCCGCCCAGGCCGCCCGGCTCGCCGCCGATCCCGCCGTCGCGTCGGTCGAGGCCGACCAGGTCGTCCGGATCGCCGGCACGCAGACCTCTGCGCCGTGGGGCCTGGACCGCATCGACCAGCGGGCGCTCCCGCTGAGCGGCACCTACACGTACGGGGTGAGCAGCGGCGTCACCGTCTACGTGGTGGACACCGGCATCACGATCACCCACCAGGACTTCGGGGGCCGCGCGTCGTACGGCTACGACGCCGTCGACGGGGACAACATCGCGCAGGACGGCAACGGGCACGGCACCTTCGTGGCCGGGGTCGCGGCCGGCAGCACCTACGGCGTCGCCAAGAGCGCCAACGTCGTCGGTGTCCGGGTGCTCGACAACAACGGCTCGGGCACGACCGCCGGGGTCATCGCCGGCATCGACTGGGTGACCGCCAACGCGACCCCCGGCCGTTCGGTGGCGAACCTGAGCCTCGGCGGCGGGGCGAGCAGCACCCTGGACGCGGCGGTGCGGCGGTCGATCACGGCGGGGATCCCGTACACGATCGCGGCCGGCAACTCGGGGGTCAACGCGAGCAACACGTCCCCGGCCCGGGTCACCGAGGCACTCACCGTCGGCGCCACGAGCAACGCGGACGCCAAGGCCTCCTGGTCGAACTACGGCTCGGTGCTGGACCTCTTCGCGCCCGGCGTCTCGATCACCTCGGCGTGGCGGACCAGCGACACCGCCACCTACACCGGCAGTGGCACCTCGTTCGCGGCCCCGCACGTGGCCGGCGCGGTCGCCCTCTACCTGGCCGCCAACCCGGGCGCCTCGGTCAGCACGGTCAACGCGGCGATCGTGAACAACGCCACCACCGGAGTGGTCACCAGCCGCGGCACCGGCTCGCCGAACCGGCTGCTCTACGTCGGTTCCTGA
- a CDS encoding VOC family protein, with protein sequence MTVPSPGVPNWVDLATADLDDAIRFYTALFGWTAEISGDDFGGYTTFHLNGLPVAGAGPLFGEGQQTAWSTYFAAGDADAVAGRVESAQGKVLVPPFDVMDQGRMAAFLDPAGAPFSTWEAGMMRGAEVFGLPGACTWNELNTRDLEGAMAFYGAVFGWTFRQAHVTGLPYVICELNRTPVAGLQLMVGSGWPDDLPAHWLVYFAVSDCDRAAEHAASLGGRIVHPPTQIAPGRYAVLSDPQGGTFAILNNHR encoded by the coding sequence ATGACCGTTCCGTCGCCTGGCGTGCCCAACTGGGTGGATCTGGCCACCGCCGACCTCGATGACGCGATTCGCTTCTACACCGCGCTGTTCGGCTGGACCGCAGAGATCTCCGGCGACGACTTCGGGGGTTACACCACCTTCCACCTGAACGGGCTGCCCGTGGCCGGCGCCGGACCGCTGTTCGGCGAGGGACAGCAGACCGCCTGGAGCACGTATTTCGCGGCCGGTGACGCGGACGCGGTCGCCGGCCGGGTGGAGAGCGCGCAGGGCAAGGTGCTGGTGCCGCCGTTCGACGTGATGGACCAGGGACGGATGGCGGCGTTCCTGGATCCGGCGGGGGCACCGTTCAGTACCTGGGAGGCCGGGATGATGCGCGGCGCCGAGGTGTTCGGCCTGCCCGGCGCGTGCACGTGGAACGAGTTGAACACCCGGGACCTGGAGGGCGCGATGGCCTTCTACGGCGCGGTATTCGGCTGGACCTTCCGGCAGGCCCACGTCACCGGCCTGCCGTACGTGATCTGCGAACTCAACCGCACCCCGGTGGCCGGCCTCCAGCTGATGGTCGGCAGCGGCTGGCCGGACGATCTCCCGGCGCACTGGCTCGTCTATTTCGCGGTGAGCGACTGTGATCGCGCCGCCGAGCACGCCGCCTCCCTGGGCGGCCGGATCGTGCATCCGCCCACGCAGATCGCGCCCGGACGTTACGCGGTGCTGTCCGATCCGCAGGGCGGCACGTTCGCAATCCTCAACAATCATCGATAA
- a CDS encoding ABC transporter permease gives MTALALIHARFQITEIFRIPIAVVGSAFWPAASMLAFVVPFVGDEPVYATYATASMITFAVMNTNLFQYGIGVSEDRAQPWDPYVRTLPAGTAPRFAGRILTGLLMMAVSLIPVALIAALFTEATVTPVAFLLAVAVCAVISIPFILMGLSIGYALPSKAALVVAQILFLPLAFGGGLMTPPGGAPGFVEDLAPYLPTGGAVRLMWAAVGDFPFDTGSMLALVAWTSLFGALAIWAQRRDEGRRFG, from the coding sequence ATGACCGCCCTCGCCCTGATCCATGCCCGTTTCCAGATCACCGAGATCTTCCGGATCCCGATCGCCGTGGTGGGCAGCGCGTTCTGGCCGGCCGCGTCGATGTTGGCGTTCGTCGTGCCGTTCGTCGGCGACGAGCCGGTCTACGCCACCTACGCGACCGCCTCGATGATCACGTTCGCGGTGATGAACACCAACCTCTTCCAGTACGGCATCGGCGTCTCCGAGGACCGTGCGCAACCGTGGGATCCCTATGTCCGGACGCTGCCGGCCGGCACGGCGCCCCGGTTCGCCGGCCGGATCCTGACCGGCCTGCTGATGATGGCGGTCTCGCTGATCCCGGTGGCGCTGATCGCCGCCCTGTTCACCGAGGCGACCGTGACGCCGGTCGCGTTCCTGCTCGCGGTCGCGGTCTGCGCCGTGATCTCGATCCCGTTCATCCTGATGGGCCTGTCGATCGGGTACGCGCTGCCGTCGAAGGCCGCGCTCGTGGTGGCGCAGATCCTGTTCCTGCCGCTGGCCTTCGGTGGCGGCCTCATGACGCCGCCCGGTGGCGCGCCCGGCTTCGTGGAGGATCTGGCGCCCTACCTGCCGACCGGCGGCGCGGTTCGGCTGATGTGGGCGGCGGTGGGTGATTTCCCGTTCGATACCGGTTCGATGCTGGCCCTGGTCGCCTGGACGTCGCTTTTCGGCGCGCTCGCCATCTGGGCCCAGCGGCGCGACGAGGGCCGCCGTTTCGGCTGA
- a CDS encoding ABC transporter ATP-binding protein, with protein MIHARAESVTRRFGATIALDHVDLEVRRGEMVGLLGPNGAGKSTLVGLLTGSRRPTSGRVELCGGDPRDPASRRTLGVTPQETGLPASLRVGEVVDFVRAHFPDPLPRGELLDRFGLSDLARRQTGGLSGGQRRRLAVALAFAGRPEIVFLDEPTTGLDVEARRALWASIREFHAGGGTVVLTSHYLEEIEALASRVVVLARGRVLADDSVAAVRGLVGIRRISLTSAVPLTDFDFDGLVSVERAGDRVHLLTPDADRMVRTLVSHDVPFRDLEVRPTSLEEAFLAMTGKDPQ; from the coding sequence ATGATCCACGCCCGCGCCGAGAGCGTCACCCGCCGGTTCGGCGCCACGATCGCCCTGGACCACGTCGATCTGGAGGTCCGCCGGGGCGAGATGGTCGGCCTGCTCGGGCCCAACGGCGCCGGCAAGAGCACCCTGGTCGGCCTGCTCACCGGCAGCCGGCGGCCGACGTCCGGGCGGGTCGAGCTGTGCGGCGGCGATCCGCGCGATCCGGCGAGCCGGCGCACGCTGGGCGTCACCCCTCAGGAGACCGGTCTGCCCGCCTCGCTTCGCGTCGGCGAGGTCGTCGATTTCGTACGGGCACACTTCCCCGATCCACTCCCCCGCGGCGAACTGCTGGACCGGTTCGGACTGTCCGATCTGGCCCGGCGGCAGACCGGTGGACTGTCCGGCGGGCAGCGGCGGCGGCTGGCGGTGGCACTCGCGTTCGCCGGCCGCCCGGAGATCGTCTTCCTGGACGAACCGACCACCGGACTCGACGTGGAGGCCCGTCGTGCCCTCTGGGCGAGCATCCGGGAGTTCCACGCCGGTGGCGGCACGGTGGTGCTGACCAGTCACTACCTGGAGGAGATCGAGGCGCTGGCGAGCCGGGTCGTGGTGCTCGCCAGGGGCCGGGTGCTGGCCGACGACAGTGTGGCGGCGGTGCGCGGGCTGGTCGGGATACGGCGGATCAGCCTTACGTCAGCCGTACCCCTGACTGATTTTGATTTTGATGGCCTGGTGTCCGTGGAGCGTGCGGGTGACCGCGTGCATCTGCTCACGCCGGACGCGGACCGGATGGTTCGCACCCTGGTCTCGCACGATGTGCCGTTCCGCGATCTGGAGGTGCGCCCGACCTCGCTCGAAGAGGCATTCCTCGCCATGACCGGAAAGGATCCGCAATGA
- a CDS encoding winged helix-turn-helix domain-containing protein — protein sequence MTIDEPTLPDLDPVIHAQARLRVVAALSQLNGGDRIAFPRLQEILRMTPGNLSVHLRKLEEAGYVEVTKTHRGRTPATLVQLTRRGRFAFEEYVAALRTLIDPGEEPS from the coding sequence ATGACCATCGACGAACCCACCCTCCCCGACCTCGACCCGGTCATCCACGCACAGGCCCGGCTCCGCGTGGTGGCGGCGTTGTCGCAGCTCAACGGCGGCGACCGGATCGCCTTCCCGCGTTTGCAGGAGATCCTGCGGATGACCCCCGGCAACCTCTCGGTGCACCTGCGCAAGCTCGAGGAGGCCGGCTACGTCGAGGTCACCAAGACCCACCGGGGGCGCACCCCGGCCACGCTCGTCCAACTCACCCGCCGGGGCCGGTTCGCCTTCGAGGAGTACGTGGCCGCCCTGCGCACCCTGATCGATCCGGGAGAGGAGCCGTCATGA
- a CDS encoding transporter: protein MASMDPTEALDLIRQERANTGRALTPDPRLMYWPWGLTWLIGFGLSFLRYGPDGRTLVALPEWVPLFALTALMIAAGLFTGLVGARSSRSVSGPTSRQGIWYGIAWSAGFTGLAVVFGRISEVLPEHLMGLLWGGGMVALVGALYMAGGAIWNERTMFTLGAWISAVNVVGVLLGPGWHALVASLAGGGGMLAAGLIGWMRLR from the coding sequence ATGGCATCGATGGATCCCACTGAAGCGCTGGATCTGATCCGGCAGGAGCGGGCCAACACCGGCCGCGCGCTGACCCCCGATCCCCGGTTGATGTATTGGCCGTGGGGCCTCACCTGGCTGATCGGTTTCGGACTGTCCTTCCTGCGTTACGGACCCGACGGCCGGACCCTGGTCGCCCTCCCCGAGTGGGTGCCGCTCTTCGCCCTGACCGCGCTGATGATCGCGGCCGGCCTCTTCACCGGCCTGGTCGGCGCGCGTTCCAGCCGGTCGGTCTCCGGCCCGACGAGCCGGCAGGGCATCTGGTACGGGATCGCCTGGTCCGCGGGCTTCACCGGCCTGGCGGTCGTCTTCGGCCGGATCAGCGAGGTGCTGCCGGAGCACCTCATGGGCCTGCTCTGGGGTGGCGGCATGGTCGCCCTGGTCGGCGCGCTCTACATGGCCGGCGGCGCGATCTGGAACGAGCGGACCATGTTCACGCTCGGCGCCTGGATCAGCGCGGTCAACGTGGTCGGCGTCCTCCTCGGGCCGGGCTGGCACGCGCTCGTCGCCTCGCTCGCGGGCGGCGGCGGCATGCTGGCCGCCGGGCTGATCGGCTGGATGCGGCTGCGATGA
- a CDS encoding GNAT family N-acetyltransferase has product MILRAATAPELPAVLTFWQEAAENDSRPVDTVEAVTALHQRDPAALILALDDGEIVGTIIAGWDGWRCHLYRLAVAPAKRRSGIGGRLIAAAEERFRAFGGTRADAMVLDANETAHQIWKRHGYAPQDEWSRWVKPL; this is encoded by the coding sequence ATGATCTTGCGTGCGGCCACGGCCCCCGAACTCCCCGCGGTGCTCACCTTCTGGCAGGAGGCGGCGGAGAACGACAGCCGCCCGGTGGACACTGTGGAGGCCGTCACGGCACTCCACCAGCGGGATCCGGCGGCGCTGATCCTCGCCCTCGACGACGGCGAGATCGTCGGCACGATCATCGCCGGCTGGGACGGCTGGCGGTGCCACCTCTACCGCCTCGCGGTCGCGCCGGCCAAGCGACGGTCCGGCATCGGCGGGCGGCTCATCGCCGCTGCCGAGGAGCGCTTCAGAGCCTTCGGGGGTACGCGCGCCGACGCCATGGTCCTGGACGCCAACGAGACCGCCCACCAGATCTGGAAGCGACACGGCTACGCCCCGCAGGACGAGTGGTCCCGCTGGGTCAAGCCGCTCTGA